One Paraburkholderia caffeinilytica DNA segment encodes these proteins:
- the argE gene encoding acetylornithine deacetylase has protein sequence MNDRSSRALLERLIGFATVSRDSNLDMIEFIRLYLEELGVGSELFYNTERTKANLFATIGPRERGGIVLSGHTDVVPVDGQAWTVDPFRLTERNGRLYGRGTADMKGFIASALAAVPGFLERELKQPVHLAFSYDEEVGCLGVRPMLAELERREHKPALCLIGEPTGLKPVLGHKGKLAMRCQVKGAPCHSAYAPYGVNAIQYAARMIGRLEEIGEELAQPEHHDERFDPPFSTVQTGVIKGGRALNIVPAECEFDFEVRALPGFDANQVADELLTYAEAELLPKMRAVQSGTDIRLQPLSAYPGLATSPDSEAARLLALLSGSIEFGTVAFGTEGGLFDRAGIPTVVCGPGSMDQGHKPDEFVTVEQLRNCDAMLARLGDYISAAT, from the coding sequence ATGAATGACAGGTCCAGCCGTGCGCTGCTCGAACGGCTGATCGGCTTCGCCACGGTCAGCCGGGACTCCAATCTGGACATGATCGAATTCATTCGGCTTTACCTGGAGGAACTCGGTGTCGGGAGCGAGCTGTTCTACAACACCGAGCGCACCAAGGCGAATCTGTTTGCGACCATCGGTCCGCGTGAGCGCGGCGGCATCGTGCTGTCCGGCCACACCGACGTGGTGCCCGTCGATGGCCAGGCGTGGACCGTCGATCCGTTCCGTCTCACCGAACGCAACGGGAGGCTGTATGGCCGCGGCACGGCCGACATGAAGGGCTTCATCGCTTCGGCGCTGGCGGCGGTGCCTGGGTTTCTCGAGCGCGAGCTGAAGCAGCCGGTGCACCTTGCTTTTTCGTACGACGAGGAAGTCGGATGCCTCGGCGTGCGCCCGATGCTCGCGGAACTGGAGCGGCGTGAGCACAAGCCGGCTCTGTGCCTGATCGGCGAGCCGACCGGGCTTAAGCCGGTGCTGGGCCACAAGGGCAAGCTGGCGATGCGCTGTCAGGTTAAAGGCGCGCCTTGCCATTCGGCCTATGCGCCGTATGGCGTCAACGCCATTCAATATGCGGCGCGGATGATCGGCCGTCTGGAAGAGATTGGCGAGGAGTTGGCGCAGCCCGAGCATCACGACGAGCGATTCGATCCGCCGTTCTCGACCGTGCAGACGGGCGTGATCAAAGGCGGCCGTGCGCTCAACATCGTGCCGGCCGAATGCGAATTCGACTTCGAAGTGCGCGCGCTGCCTGGCTTCGACGCAAACCAGGTAGCCGACGAGTTACTGACCTACGCCGAGGCTGAACTGCTGCCGAAGATGCGCGCAGTGCAGTCCGGCACCGACATCCGCCTTCAGCCGCTCTCCGCCTATCCGGGATTGGCCACATCGCCCGACAGCGAAGCGGCGCGTCTTTTGGCGCTGCTTAGCGGCTCCATTGAGTTCGGCACGGTCGCATTCGGTACCGAGGGTGGGCTTTTCGATCGGGCGGGCATTCCAACGGTGGTCTGTGGACCCGGCAGCATGGACCAAGGGCATAAGCCGGACGAGTTCGTCACCGTCGAGCAATTGCGCAATTGCGATGCGATGCTGGCTCGCCTGGGAGATTACATTTCGGCCGCGACCTGA
- a CDS encoding flavin-containing monooxygenase yields the protein MTVETTSIDTLVVGAGQAGVAMSEHLSKLGVPHLVLERARIAERWRTGRWDSLVANGPAWHDRFPNLEFADFDPDAFASKEQVADYFVAYAKKFEAPIRTGVEVKKVVRNAGRQGFTVETSEGTIEANRVVVATGPFQRPVIPPIAPQDSSLTQLHSADYRNPGQLPEGGVLVVGAGSSGVQIADELQRAGKRVYLSVGAHDRPPRAYRGRDFCWWLGVLGEWDAEVMKPGREHVTIAVSGSRGGHTVDFRRLANQGITLVGLTKSFDDDVVTFEADLAENIARGDENYLSLLDAADAYAGRNGLDLPEEPEARVIPADPECVTHPLHDLDLAKAGVTSIVWATGYAVDFSWLNVNAFDEKGKPKHQRGVSKEPGIYFLGLPWLSRRGSAFIWGVWHDAKHIADHIVTQRKYLAYYDDSQQQAQSCREERVESVENTSADSRIHKVSEMGVN from the coding sequence ATGACAGTGGAAACAACGTCAATCGACACGCTCGTAGTCGGCGCCGGTCAGGCTGGCGTCGCTATGAGTGAACATTTGAGCAAGCTTGGCGTGCCGCATCTTGTGCTGGAACGTGCTCGAATCGCCGAGCGCTGGCGCACGGGACGCTGGGATTCGCTGGTTGCCAATGGTCCCGCGTGGCACGATCGTTTCCCCAATCTCGAGTTCGCCGACTTTGACCCCGACGCCTTCGCGTCGAAGGAGCAGGTCGCGGACTATTTCGTCGCTTATGCGAAGAAGTTTGAAGCGCCGATCCGCACCGGCGTGGAAGTGAAGAAGGTCGTGCGCAATGCGGGGCGCCAGGGCTTCACCGTCGAAACATCGGAGGGCACGATCGAAGCCAATCGCGTGGTGGTCGCGACCGGACCTTTCCAGCGTCCCGTCATTCCACCAATCGCGCCGCAAGATTCGAGTCTTACGCAGCTTCATTCCGCCGACTATCGCAATCCAGGCCAATTGCCCGAAGGGGGCGTGTTGGTGGTGGGGGCTGGGTCGTCAGGTGTGCAAATCGCGGACGAGTTGCAACGTGCGGGCAAGCGCGTCTATCTGTCGGTCGGCGCGCACGATCGTCCGCCGCGCGCCTATCGCGGTCGCGACTTCTGCTGGTGGCTCGGCGTGCTCGGCGAATGGGATGCAGAGGTCATGAAGCCCGGCAGGGAGCACGTCACCATTGCGGTGAGCGGTTCGCGTGGCGGCCATACGGTGGACTTCCGCCGTCTCGCGAATCAGGGCATCACGCTCGTGGGCCTCACTAAATCGTTCGATGACGACGTGGTCACCTTCGAGGCCGATCTCGCGGAGAACATCGCGCGCGGCGACGAAAACTATCTGTCGCTGCTGGACGCGGCCGACGCGTACGCCGGGCGTAACGGTCTCGATCTTCCCGAAGAGCCTGAAGCCCGCGTCATTCCTGCGGATCCGGAATGCGTGACGCACCCGTTGCACGATCTCGATCTGGCGAAAGCCGGCGTGACATCGATTGTCTGGGCGACAGGATATGCAGTCGATTTCAGTTGGCTGAACGTCAACGCCTTCGACGAAAAGGGCAAGCCGAAACATCAGCGCGGCGTATCGAAGGAGCCCGGCATCTATTTTCTCGGTCTGCCCTGGCTATCGCGCCGAGGCTCCGCATTCATCTGGGGCGTGTGGCACGACGCGAAGCACATTGCCGATCACATCGTCACGCAGCGTAAATATCTGGCTTATTACGATGACTCGCAACAGCAGGCTCAGAGCTGCCGCGAGGAACGCGTTGAAAGCGTTGAAAACACCTCCGCCGATTCACGCATCCACAAAGTCAGCGAGATGGGCGTGAATTGA
- a CDS encoding NUDIX domain-containing protein, with protein MPSFVRVRPAMLIDSVWRIALRLGFRFARAWWHLRRPRHEGALVAIYVGRALLLVKSSYRAEWNFPGGSVRPGETPDSAAQREMEEEIGLSSHTLLPAGSACGIWDGRRDRVHFFELHLDCIPELRLDNREIVAAHLASPEELHGIALTGAVTAYLGRDLRC; from the coding sequence ATGCCGAGCTTTGTGCGAGTGCGACCGGCTATGCTTATCGACTCTGTCTGGCGCATAGCGCTTCGCCTCGGGTTCCGCTTCGCTCGCGCCTGGTGGCACCTTCGACGGCCTCGCCATGAGGGCGCGCTAGTAGCAATCTACGTCGGGCGGGCGTTGTTGCTTGTGAAGTCATCGTACCGGGCCGAATGGAATTTTCCCGGCGGCAGTGTCCGGCCCGGTGAGACGCCGGACTCAGCGGCGCAGCGCGAAATGGAGGAGGAGATTGGTCTGTCGTCGCACACATTGCTTCCTGCGGGCAGCGCGTGCGGCATTTGGGACGGGCGAAGAGACCGGGTGCATTTCTTTGAACTGCACCTCGATTGCATACCCGAGCTGCGGCTTGATAATCGTGAGATTGTCGCAGCGCATCTGGCATCGCCCGAGGAATTGCACGGCATCGCGCTGACTGGGGCGGTCACCGCTTATCTTGGCAGAGATCTCCGCTGTTAG
- a CDS encoding DUF1028 domain-containing protein: protein MTFSIVGCCPESGQLGIAISSSSIAVGARCPWLRAGVGAVATQNVTLPALGPQILDLLASGQFDPVAALDRVLGASEWSEYRQVTVIDARGRTAFFSGKEALGTYHAVAGKQCVAAGNMLAGVEVIESMLPAFEQTSGTLADRLLAAMHAAITAGGEAGPVHSAALKIVGDVSWPIVDLRVDWIDDDPIGQLDGLWQAYRPQMQDYLTRALNPTAAPSYGVPGNE from the coding sequence ATGACATTTTCTATTGTCGGATGTTGTCCTGAATCCGGGCAGCTTGGAATCGCGATCAGTTCGTCCAGCATCGCGGTGGGCGCTCGATGCCCATGGTTGCGCGCAGGCGTGGGCGCGGTGGCGACGCAGAACGTCACGCTGCCCGCGCTTGGCCCGCAGATTCTCGATCTTCTGGCGAGCGGGCAATTCGATCCCGTTGCCGCATTGGACCGTGTGCTCGGCGCGAGCGAGTGGAGCGAGTATCGCCAGGTGACGGTGATCGATGCCCGGGGGCGCACGGCGTTCTTCAGCGGCAAGGAAGCGCTCGGCACGTATCACGCTGTCGCCGGCAAGCAGTGCGTTGCCGCAGGCAACATGCTGGCCGGCGTCGAAGTGATCGAGTCAATGCTCCCGGCGTTCGAGCAGACATCCGGCACGCTTGCCGATCGTCTGCTCGCGGCCATGCATGCTGCGATAACTGCCGGTGGTGAAGCGGGCCCCGTGCATTCGGCGGCGCTCAAGATCGTGGGCGACGTGAGTTGGCCGATCGTCGATTTGCGGGTCGATTGGATTGATGACGACCCCATCGGCCAGCTCGACGGTCTATGGCAGGCGTATCGGCCGCAGATGCAGGACTACTTGACCCGCGCGTTGAATCCGACCGCCGCGCCCAGCTACGGCGTGCCTGGCAATGAATGA
- a CDS encoding LysR family transcriptional regulator yields MESHPLRYSLRQLRYFVITAEVLSFTAAAKRLHISQPSISTALADLEVSFGVQLFIRHHASGLSLTQAGRDLLGQARNLLKIAEELQTTAKEMDGGMTGVITLGCLVSLAPPLMPGLISRFTGEHAGISFRTVEAHQDGLLRGLHDGSLDIALTYSLDLTEEIAFTPLLSLPPYAILPRTHRLARARKVSLADLLPEPYVMLDLPHSREYFAALFDAVGSRPVPAFRSSQPEVVRGMVANGLGYSLLNFPLKSNRTVDGEEFVIKRFKDDVNATMLGIAQSRTMKPRQVVHRFASFCETYIRRLHIDA; encoded by the coding sequence ATGGAGAGTCATCCGTTGCGCTACTCGTTGCGCCAGTTGCGCTATTTCGTGATCACCGCGGAAGTCCTGTCCTTCACCGCGGCCGCGAAGCGTCTGCACATCTCGCAGCCGTCGATCTCGACGGCGCTCGCGGACCTTGAAGTGTCGTTCGGTGTGCAACTCTTCATACGGCATCACGCGAGCGGTCTCTCGCTCACGCAAGCCGGCCGGGATCTGCTCGGGCAAGCGCGCAATCTGTTGAAGATCGCGGAGGAATTGCAGACGACGGCGAAGGAAATGGACGGCGGCATGACGGGCGTCATCACGCTCGGCTGCCTCGTCTCGCTTGCGCCGCCGCTCATGCCGGGGCTGATCAGCCGATTCACGGGCGAGCACGCGGGTATCTCGTTTCGCACTGTCGAGGCGCATCAGGATGGCCTTTTGCGCGGCCTGCACGACGGCTCGCTCGACATTGCCCTCACCTACAGCCTCGATTTGACAGAGGAAATCGCCTTCACGCCGCTGCTCTCGCTGCCGCCGTATGCGATCCTGCCGCGCACGCATCGTCTGGCACGCGCGCGCAAGGTATCGCTCGCAGACCTCTTGCCCGAGCCTTATGTGATGCTTGACCTGCCGCACAGCCGCGAGTATTTCGCCGCTCTCTTCGATGCGGTGGGCAGCCGTCCCGTGCCCGCGTTCCGCTCGTCGCAGCCGGAAGTCGTGCGCGGCATGGTGGCCAACGGTCTCGGCTATAGCCTCCTGAACTTTCCGCTCAAATCGAATCGCACCGTGGATGGCGAAGAGTTCGTCATTAAGCGTTTCAAAGACGACGTCAACGCCACGATGCTCGGCATCGCACAATCGCGCACGATGAAGCCGCGCCAGGTCGTGCATCGCTTCGCATCGTTCTGCGAAACCTATATTCGGCGCCTGCATATCGACGCATGA
- a CDS encoding HAD family hydrolase: MGVLKNTKTCILVLDIDGTLTDSVAMHQEAFVQALRMLDIPQLDTNWDSYQQHTDTGILAEAVARADLPKKSPQQVSAFEADLTERFLRSLRSNALREIRGARKLTEYAVQSKWGVVYATGGVRGVSRAKLEAVGIPYSEETLITSSEYENRTELVASAIQRAKEVYRVSEPIRILSLGDGRWDLEVATALNIDFLGIGAGTRSAAFLANSGAEVLPDLSAACDRLERYNP; the protein is encoded by the coding sequence ATGGGCGTGTTAAAAAATACGAAAACTTGCATCCTCGTACTAGACATTGATGGAACGCTAACTGATTCTGTAGCAATGCATCAGGAAGCGTTCGTGCAGGCTCTGCGGATGTTGGATATTCCCCAGTTGGATACGAACTGGGATAGTTATCAGCAGCACACCGACACGGGGATCTTGGCTGAGGCAGTCGCCCGCGCTGATCTGCCGAAAAAATCCCCGCAACAGGTTTCAGCCTTCGAGGCAGATCTAACGGAGCGATTCCTTCGCTCGTTAAGGTCCAACGCTCTGCGAGAAATAAGAGGGGCGCGTAAATTGACCGAATACGCCGTCCAATCAAAGTGGGGCGTCGTGTATGCCACTGGCGGCGTGCGAGGGGTCAGTCGAGCAAAGCTCGAAGCGGTGGGCATTCCGTATTCGGAAGAAACCTTAATCACATCGTCAGAATACGAGAATCGCACGGAGCTAGTGGCGTCTGCGATCCAACGCGCCAAAGAGGTATACCGTGTCTCCGAGCCGATTCGCATTTTGTCGTTGGGCGACGGTCGGTGGGACCTGGAGGTTGCAACAGCGCTCAACATTGATTTCTTGGGTATCGGAGCAGGGACCCGTTCTGCCGCTTTCCTGGCTAATAGCGGTGCAGAAGTGCTCCCCGATCTCAGCGCTGCCTGCGATCGACTAGAACGGTACAACCCATAG
- a CDS encoding SRPBCC family protein yields MANPARMIAVQALVDELQTGCERSFSDAHAMPPGVYTSPEFLTLEERAIFEREWQCVGRASALKVPGDYMTARLGAQPIVVLRDEQMQVKAMSNVCLHRMSVLLEGRGNVRRIVCPYHAWNYSLDGALRGAPLMDRQEGFCKESYKLPAVRCEEWQGWIYVTLDENAPPIHAQLAKLSELIGAYGMSDYIETFYEEHVWDTNWKILAENFMESYHLPMLHRATVGPHSRLEEMECPPGYPAFNYHWITKEASLPIGNAHPDNTRLTGHWRKTTALLAIYPTHLVTLTPGYFWYLVLQPQGVDRVHIRFGGGLAPEFVADTEANAHMTTLKKLLDDVNAEDKRGVEAVFRGVHAPLAKPGHLSHLERPNYDFARYIASKIAAMQLEKTH; encoded by the coding sequence ATGGCCAACCCGGCAAGGATGATCGCAGTGCAAGCGCTTGTCGACGAACTGCAGACGGGTTGCGAACGGTCATTCAGCGATGCGCATGCGATGCCGCCCGGTGTCTATACGTCGCCCGAATTCCTCACGCTGGAAGAGCGCGCTATCTTCGAGCGCGAATGGCAATGCGTCGGCCGCGCCAGCGCGCTCAAAGTGCCCGGCGATTACATGACTGCGCGACTTGGAGCGCAACCGATCGTCGTATTGCGCGACGAACAGATGCAGGTCAAGGCGATGTCGAACGTGTGCCTGCATCGCATGTCGGTGCTGCTTGAAGGACGCGGCAACGTGCGCCGCATCGTCTGCCCCTATCACGCCTGGAACTATTCGCTGGACGGCGCACTGCGAGGCGCGCCGCTCATGGATCGGCAAGAGGGTTTCTGCAAGGAAAGCTACAAGCTGCCCGCCGTGCGCTGCGAAGAATGGCAAGGCTGGATCTACGTAACACTCGACGAAAACGCACCGCCCATTCACGCGCAGCTCGCCAAACTGAGCGAGCTCATCGGTGCATACGGCATGTCGGACTACATCGAAACCTTCTATGAAGAGCACGTGTGGGACACGAACTGGAAGATCCTCGCGGAAAACTTCATGGAAAGCTATCACCTGCCCATGCTGCATCGCGCGACGGTAGGACCGCATTCGCGGCTCGAGGAAATGGAATGCCCGCCGGGCTATCCCGCTTTTAACTACCACTGGATCACGAAGGAAGCGTCCTTGCCCATCGGCAACGCGCATCCGGACAATACGCGCCTCACGGGACATTGGCGCAAGACCACGGCGCTGCTCGCGATCTACCCGACGCATCTTGTCACGCTCACGCCGGGTTACTTCTGGTATCTCGTGCTGCAGCCTCAAGGCGTGGATCGCGTGCATATCCGCTTCGGCGGCGGGCTTGCACCGGAGTTCGTCGCCGATACCGAGGCCAACGCGCACATGACGACGTTGAAGAAACTGCTCGATGACGTGAACGCGGAAGACAAGCGCGGCGTGGAAGCCGTGTTTCGCGGCGTGCACGCGCCGCTCGCGAAGCCCGGTCACTTGAGTCATCTCGAACGCCCCAACTATGACTTCGCACGCTACATCGCCAGCAAAATCGCCGCGATGCAGCTCGAGAAAACGCATTGA
- a CDS encoding RidA family protein — protein MSQPTHTRIRVFNTKDTYPNQTLDNDLCQAVRAGNTVYVRGQVGTDFEGRLIGIGDPSAQAEQAMKNVKQLLEEAGSDLSHIVKTTTFLTDVRYREPVYQEVGKWLKGVFPISTGLVVVALGQPQWLMEIDVVAVIPDGWTPPLA, from the coding sequence ATGAGCCAACCTACGCATACCCGTATCCGCGTGTTCAACACGAAGGATACGTATCCGAACCAGACGCTCGACAACGATCTTTGTCAGGCCGTGCGGGCCGGCAACACGGTCTATGTACGCGGCCAGGTGGGCACGGATTTCGAAGGCCGCCTGATCGGCATCGGCGATCCGAGCGCCCAGGCGGAGCAGGCGATGAAGAACGTCAAGCAGTTGCTCGAAGAAGCGGGCAGCGACCTGTCTCACATCGTTAAGACCACGACGTTCCTGACGGACGTCCGCTACCGCGAGCCGGTCTATCAGGAAGTCGGCAAGTGGTTGAAGGGCGTGTTTCCGATTTCGACCGGCCTGGTGGTGGTCGCGTTGGGTCAGCCGCAGTGGTTGATGGAAATCGACGTTGTCGCGGTCATTCCGGATGGATGGACGCCGCCGTTGGCCTAA
- a CDS encoding mobilization protein, translated as MSFVHFIGGEKGGVGKSLVARVLAQYFIDRNLPFLGFDTDRSHGALLRYYADFAAPATLDDHDSLDPVIEHALEQPERRILVDLAAQTQQPVSKWFDDSDVLGIARENGIALTWWHVMDAGRDSVDLLRQWLDQFGGKLRLVIVLNEIRGERFELLETSGQRQRAEALGANVVSLRHLPDTTMQKIDQKNSSFWAAAHHPDRASTGLGMLERQRVKVWLNRVYEEIDKVAP; from the coding sequence ATGAGCTTCGTGCATTTTATTGGCGGGGAAAAAGGCGGGGTGGGAAAATCGCTCGTCGCCCGCGTTCTGGCGCAGTACTTCATCGACCGCAATTTGCCGTTTCTTGGCTTTGACACTGACCGCTCGCACGGAGCGCTGCTGCGCTACTACGCCGATTTCGCCGCGCCAGCCACGCTCGACGACCACGACAGTCTCGACCCGGTTATCGAGCATGCGCTCGAACAGCCCGAGCGCCGCATCCTGGTCGACCTCGCGGCGCAGACCCAGCAACCGGTCTCGAAGTGGTTCGACGACTCCGACGTGCTCGGTATTGCGCGGGAAAACGGCATTGCACTCACGTGGTGGCACGTCATGGACGCGGGCCGCGATTCAGTCGACCTGCTGCGACAATGGCTCGATCAGTTCGGTGGCAAGTTGCGCCTCGTGATCGTGCTGAACGAAATCCGGGGCGAGCGCTTCGAATTGCTGGAAACCTCAGGCCAACGTCAGCGCGCCGAAGCGCTTGGTGCGAACGTTGTTTCGCTGCGCCATCTTCCCGACACGACGATGCAGAAAATCGACCAGAAGAATTCGAGCTTCTGGGCCGCGGCACATCACCCGGATCGCGCGAGCACCGGTCTTGGCATGCTTGAGCGCCAACGGGTCAAGGTCTGGCTCAATCGCGTTTACGAGGAAATCGACAAGGTCGCGCCCTAA
- a CDS encoding glycosyltransferase family 87 protein: MKNIFVWSTAIIVLNVAILSKITIGIDFVVFWKGAVAALQHGPDAVFNQDLNLLRARALEPSTDFMELRGPWLYPPPFLLFIIPFGLLTFKHALVLFTCIGVAVYVYSLRQVLRPLSWTTISPFLAFPGVALAIWYGQNSLLTMACAALGLALLPSRPIVAGLFIALVSVKPQFGVLFPIVLICDRQWKAFFSAAIGTIVLWSVSTFVLGFNTFTEFIKTTIAFRVLWIENFPPIWHGMPTFYGLVRLLGGSATLAYTIQGILAASIVIVVSAMWRSSEIRYELKCVVASCGVIAIQPYIVYYDIAWLALPIAFMFKDMCLNGSSKLERAALFFIWLSPVQAVFAVVYPPLLHWTPIVLLGMIWMSVSRARSTKTEEKIYDVAG, from the coding sequence GTGAAGAACATATTCGTTTGGTCTACAGCAATAATAGTATTGAACGTTGCCATCCTGTCGAAAATAACGATCGGTATTGATTTTGTTGTTTTCTGGAAGGGGGCGGTTGCGGCACTTCAACATGGCCCCGATGCGGTTTTCAACCAGGATCTAAACTTATTGAGGGCGCGTGCGTTAGAGCCATCAACCGACTTTATGGAATTGCGTGGGCCCTGGTTATATCCGCCTCCTTTTCTGTTGTTCATAATCCCATTCGGTTTGCTGACATTTAAACACGCACTGGTATTGTTTACATGTATTGGCGTTGCTGTTTATGTGTATTCGTTGCGGCAGGTTTTGCGTCCATTGAGTTGGACGACGATCAGCCCCTTCCTTGCATTTCCGGGGGTGGCTCTTGCCATTTGGTATGGACAGAATTCGTTGTTGACGATGGCATGTGCAGCTCTTGGCTTGGCGTTGTTGCCATCACGGCCGATCGTGGCAGGGCTATTCATAGCATTGGTTAGTGTAAAGCCCCAGTTTGGCGTGCTGTTTCCCATTGTTCTTATTTGCGATCGTCAGTGGAAGGCATTCTTTTCCGCTGCCATAGGAACTATTGTACTGTGGTCAGTTAGCACCTTCGTTCTTGGTTTTAATACTTTTACTGAGTTTATTAAGACAACGATTGCATTTAGAGTGCTGTGGATCGAGAACTTTCCACCGATTTGGCATGGTATGCCAACATTCTACGGGCTAGTACGATTGCTAGGTGGCTCAGCCACCCTGGCTTACACAATTCAGGGGATATTGGCGGCATCAATAGTTATCGTTGTTTCTGCGATGTGGCGGTCCTCCGAAATTAGATATGAATTGAAATGCGTGGTGGCGAGTTGCGGCGTGATCGCAATACAACCCTACATCGTCTACTATGACATTGCCTGGCTCGCATTGCCAATTGCTTTTATGTTTAAAGATATGTGCCTTAACGGTTCAAGTAAATTGGAGCGTGCGGCGTTGTTTTTTATATGGTTGAGCCCCGTTCAGGCTGTGTTTGCGGTTGTATACC
- a CDS encoding dihydrofolate reductase family protein, which produces MTRVRVNGFTISLDGYGAGPNQDIDNPLGVGGTELHQWLVPTRTFQRALFGKDGGTTGVDDDFAARGFQNVGAWILGRNMFGPIRGDWPDTNWKGWWGDNPPYHVPVFILTHHARPPIEMEGGTTFHFITGGIREALDRAREAAAGMDVRIGGGPDTIRQYLREGLIDELHVAISPVLLGRGESLFEGVDLRALGYECVEFVASEKATHVVLRRRSTVAAM; this is translated from the coding sequence ATGACACGAGTTCGCGTTAACGGCTTCACCATCTCGCTCGACGGATACGGAGCAGGTCCGAATCAGGACATCGACAATCCGCTCGGCGTTGGCGGGACGGAACTGCACCAGTGGCTTGTCCCAACCCGCACGTTCCAGCGGGCCTTGTTCGGCAAGGACGGCGGTACGACCGGGGTTGACGATGATTTCGCCGCCCGTGGCTTTCAGAATGTTGGGGCATGGATTCTTGGGAGAAACATGTTCGGACCCATTCGTGGGGACTGGCCGGACACCAACTGGAAAGGCTGGTGGGGAGACAACCCACCGTATCACGTTCCAGTCTTCATCTTGACCCATCATGCCCGTCCCCCCATCGAGATGGAAGGCGGCACGACGTTCCACTTCATAACAGGAGGCATTCGCGAGGCGCTCGACCGTGCACGCGAGGCCGCTGCCGGAATGGACGTGCGAATCGGCGGTGGGCCGGACACAATCCGGCAGTATCTTCGTGAGGGACTTATTGATGAATTGCACGTGGCGATCTCGCCGGTCCTGCTCGGCCGGGGAGAATCGCTGTTCGAAGGGGTTGATTTGCGGGCGCTGGGATACGAATGCGTTGAATTCGTAGCGTCGGAGAAGGCGACGCATGTTGTTCTACGGCGCCGCAGCACAGTTGCAGCCATGTGA
- a CDS encoding ABC transporter ATP-binding protein, which yields MSNPSFISFSGVSKSYDGAQYVVDDLNLDVRKGEFLSLLGPSGSGKTTTLMMLAGFESPTRGEIRLDGRRLDDKPPHQRDIGMVFQNYALFPHLTIAENVAFPLSVRRVSRAEQKTRVKRALEMIELPHLANRRPAQLSGGQQQRVALARALVFEPSVVLMDEPLGALDKRLRETMQYEIMRLHRELSLTIVYVTHDQAEALTMSDRVAVFSDGRIQQAATPSELYENAQNAFVANFVGENNGLTGRVVNASEDWATLALSDGSVIRGRSEPGLRAGDEAMLALRPERAHIPSAEGVHVDEHSNVVRARVEELVYCGDHHRVHLALGSRDSFVVKVPNTQRHALPSPGSAIEIAWRHDDCKILATSAPRSAPVIPASTPLSPSIITTAPAGAN from the coding sequence ATGTCAAACCCTTCCTTCATTTCGTTCTCGGGCGTGAGCAAGTCGTATGACGGCGCGCAATACGTCGTCGATGACTTGAACCTCGACGTGCGCAAGGGAGAATTCCTGTCGCTGCTGGGTCCGTCCGGTTCGGGCAAGACGACGACGCTCATGATGCTTGCGGGATTCGAATCGCCCACGCGCGGTGAGATACGCCTCGACGGGCGGCGGCTCGACGACAAGCCTCCGCATCAGCGCGACATCGGCATGGTGTTTCAGAACTACGCCCTTTTTCCGCATCTGACGATTGCGGAGAATGTCGCGTTTCCGCTCTCCGTGCGGCGCGTAAGCCGCGCTGAGCAGAAGACGCGCGTGAAGCGCGCGCTCGAGATGATCGAACTGCCGCATCTGGCGAACCGGCGTCCCGCGCAGCTCTCCGGCGGACAGCAGCAGCGCGTGGCGCTCGCGCGCGCGCTCGTGTTCGAGCCGAGCGTCGTGCTGATGGACGAGCCGCTCGGTGCGCTCGACAAGCGCCTGCGCGAAACCATGCAATACGAAATCATGCGCCTGCATCGCGAGCTGTCGCTCACGATCGTCTACGTAACGCACGATCAGGCCGAAGCGCTGACCATGTCGGATCGCGTCGCCGTGTTCTCCGATGGCCGCATCCAGCAAGCCGCCACACCCAGCGAACTCTACGAGAACGCACAGAACGCCTTCGTCGCAAACTTCGTCGGCGAAAACAACGGGCTGACCGGGCGCGTCGTCAATGCGAGCGAGGACTGGGCGACACTCGCACTCTCGGACGGCAGTGTCATTCGCGGCCGTAGCGAACCGGGCCTGCGCGCGGGCGACGAAGCGATGCTCGCGCTGCGCCCCGAACGCGCGCATATCCCAAGCGCAGAAGGCGTGCACGTCGACGAACACAGCAACGTGGTGCGCGCACGCGTCGAGGAGCTGGTGTATTGCGGCGATCATCATCGCGTGCACCTCGCGCTTGGTTCACGCGATTCCTTCGTCGTGAAAGTGCCCAATACGCAGCGCCATGCGCTGCCTTCGCCCGGCAGCGCGATCGAGATCGCATGGCGCCACGACGACTGCAAGATTCTCGCGACGAGCGCGCCACGCAGCGCGCCCGTGATTCCCGCATCCACACCGCTCTCACCTTCCATCATCACGACCGCACCAGCAGGAGCCAACTGA